A genomic segment from Callithrix jacchus isolate 240 chromosome 8, calJac240_pri, whole genome shotgun sequence encodes:
- the SERPINA11 gene encoding serpin A11 codes for MGPAWLWLLGAGILASVHCQPLPAHGDKSLQGPQPPRHQLSEPAPAYHRITPTITNFALRLYKKLAADTSRNVIFSPVSISTTLALLSLAAQADISALILEGLGFNLTETPEADIHQGFQSLLHTLALPSPKLELKVGNALFLDKRLKPQQHYLDTIKELYGAFAFSANFTDSVTTERQINDYVRRQTYGRVVDCLPEFSQDMLMVLANYIFFKAKWKHPFSHYQIQKHESFFVDERTSLQVSMMHQKEMHRFLYDPELACTVLQIEYSGNALALLVLPDPGKMKQVEAALQPETLRKWGQLFLPSLLDLHLPRLSISGTYNLEDILPQTGLINILNLEADFAGITGQLNKTISRVSHKAMVDMSEKGTEAGAASGLLSQPPSLNATSAPHAHFNRPFLLLLWEVTTQSLLFLGKVVNPVAG; via the exons ATGGGGCCAGCTTGGCTTTGGCTGCTGGGAGCAGGGATCCTGGCCTCTGTCCACTGTCAGCCCCTTCCTGCCCATGGAGATAAAAGTCTGCAGggacctcaacctcccaggcatCAGCTCTCAGAGCCAGCCCCCGCCTACCACAGAATCACACCCACCATTACCAATTTTGCTTTGCGTTTGTATAAAAAGCTGGCAGCAGACACCTCCAGAAACGTCATCTTCTCACCGGTGAGCATCTCCACCACCCTGGCCCTGCTCTCTCTTGCGGCCCAAGCTGACATCTCAGCTCTGATCCTGGAGGGCCTAGGATTCAACCTCACAGAAACCCCAGAAGCGGACATCCACCAGGGCTTCCAGAGCCTCCTCCACACCCTTGCCCTACCCAGCCCCAAACTCGAACTAAAAGTAGGAAACGCCCTGTTCCTAGACAAGCGACTAAAGCCTCAGCAGCACTATTTGGACACCATCAAGGAGCTTTATGGAGCTTTTGCTTTTTCTGCCAACTTCACAGATTCTGTTACAACTGAGAGGCAGATTAATGACTATGTGAGAAGGCAAACATACGGGCGAGTCGTGGACTGCCTCCCGGAGTTCAGCCAGGACATGCTCATGGTTCTCGCCAATTACATCTTCTTCAAAG CCAAGTGGAAGCACCCTTTTAGTCACTACCAGATCCAGAAGCATGAAAGTTTCTTCGTGGATGAGAGGACCTCTCTCCAGGTGTCCATGATGCACCAAAAGGAAATGCACAGATTCCTCTATGACCCGGAACTGGCTTGCACCGTCCTCCAGATTGAATACAGCGGAAATGCCCTGGCCCTGCTGGTCCTCCCTGACCCAGGGAAAATGAAGCAGGTGGAGGCCGCTCTGCAGCCAGAGACCCTGAGAAAATGGGGCCAATTGTTCTTGCCCAG TCTGTTGGATTTGCACTTGCCAAGGCTTTCGATTTCTGGAACATATAACCTGGAAGACATACTTCCCCAAACTGGTCTCATCAACATACTCAACTTAGAAGCTGACTTCGCAGGAATCACTGGGCAGCTCAACAAAACCATCTCCAGG GTGTCACACAAGGCGATGGTGGACATGAGTGAGAAGGGAACCGAGGCGGGAGCTGCTTCAGGcctcctctcccagcccccaTCTCTGAACGCCACTTCGGCCCCACATGCTCACTTCAACAGGCCTTTCCTCTTGCTGCTTTGGGAGGTAACCACCCAGAGCTTACTCTTCCTGGGAAAAGTTGTCAACCCAGTTGCAGGGTAA